One region of Limnospira fusiformis SAG 85.79 genomic DNA includes:
- a CDS encoding HAD family hydrolase: MSLKAVIFDFNGVIINDESIHEQLIEELLVAENLRVKPDKIREVCLGRSDRACLQDLLSLYGRVVTSEELENLIARKAQAYQQRLNAMSDLPLYDGLRELITRIQTANLKIALVTGAIREEVELVLTRAGLIDYFSIIVAGDDITTSKPEPDGYLLALQRLNSADETLNLQPEECLAIEDTFAGIEAAKRAGIPVVGVAHTYPFHMLQRRADWCVDYLQDLELERILGISGEVALSEPD; encoded by the coding sequence ATGAGTTTAAAGGCTGTTATTTTTGATTTTAATGGTGTAATTATCAATGATGAATCGATTCATGAACAGTTAATCGAGGAATTATTGGTCGCTGAAAATCTGCGGGTGAAACCAGATAAAATTCGTGAAGTTTGCTTAGGAAGAAGCGATCGCGCCTGTTTACAGGATTTACTCTCATTATACGGCAGAGTCGTAACTTCTGAGGAGCTAGAAAACCTGATCGCGCGGAAAGCACAAGCCTATCAACAGCGGTTAAATGCTATGTCAGACCTACCTCTATATGATGGGTTGCGGGAACTAATTACACGCATTCAGACGGCGAATTTGAAAATCGCCCTAGTTACCGGCGCTATTAGAGAGGAAGTTGAGTTAGTTTTGACTCGCGCGGGGTTGATTGATTATTTTTCCATCATTGTCGCTGGGGATGATATTACCACCAGCAAGCCGGAACCTGATGGCTATTTATTGGCGCTACAAAGGCTAAATTCTGCTGATGAGACCTTGAATTTGCAGCCGGAAGAGTGTTTAGCTATTGAGGATACTTTTGCTGGTATTGAGGCGGCGAAACGCGCGGGTATTCCTGTCGTGGGGGTAGCCCATACTTATCCTTTCCATATGCTACAGCGTCGCGCTGATTGGTGTGTGGACTATCTCCAGGACTTGGAGTTAGAGAGGATTTTGGGAATCTCTGGAGAAGTTGCACTATCGGAACCCGATTGA
- a CDS encoding class I SAM-dependent methyltransferase: protein MPRQDTIFERYLAPMFKLLVDREAIDNLDKSIDWESVCDRLTDPNLVYPQYYQTQDFHGIEGGYLNKSAALTYDPITQYAIPPNETWVRQEAIDTITVKPRRILDLGCGTGSTTLLLKQTFPNAEVIGLDLSPYMLAVAETKAKQAGLDIKFYHGLAEESDRFESQSFDLVSASLLFHETPPEIAIAIAREAFRLLKAGGEVMILDGHQKILRQNPWLTEIFEEPYLKDYATGSVDATLGAAGFAKVRSEDIWWINQVTVGLKPIINHSPNINSQWEQQPNHNPFPAPA from the coding sequence ATGCCACGTCAGGATACAATTTTTGAGCGCTATTTAGCGCCCATGTTCAAATTATTGGTAGACCGAGAAGCGATCGATAACTTGGACAAAAGTATCGATTGGGAATCAGTGTGCGATCGCCTTACTGACCCCAACCTCGTCTATCCCCAATATTACCAAACCCAAGACTTTCACGGTATCGAGGGAGGATACCTGAATAAAAGCGCCGCCCTCACCTACGACCCCATTACCCAATACGCCATTCCCCCCAATGAAACCTGGGTCCGCCAAGAAGCTATTGATACCATTACCGTTAAACCTAGACGCATATTAGACCTAGGGTGCGGCACAGGTTCAACTACCCTACTATTAAAACAAACCTTTCCTAATGCCGAAGTGATCGGCTTAGACTTATCTCCCTATATGTTGGCGGTGGCGGAAACTAAAGCCAAACAAGCCGGCTTAGATATCAAATTCTATCATGGTTTAGCAGAAGAAAGCGATCGCTTTGAATCTCAATCTTTTGACTTAGTTTCCGCTTCCCTGCTTTTCCATGAAACCCCCCCAGAAATAGCCATAGCCATAGCGCGGGAGGCTTTCCGACTTCTGAAAGCCGGGGGAGAAGTAATGATTCTTGACGGTCATCAGAAAATCTTACGCCAAAACCCCTGGCTAACCGAAATTTTTGAGGAACCCTATCTCAAAGATTATGCCACCGGAAGCGTTGATGCAACTCTTGGGGCGGCGGGTTTTGCGAAAGTGCGATCGGAGGATATATGGTGGATAAATCAAGTTACCGTAGGTCTCAAACCGATTATTAACCATTCCCCCAACATCAATTCACAATGGGAACAACAGCCCAATCATAACCCATTTCCTGCCCCAGCCTAA
- a CDS encoding TVP38/TMEM64 family protein, producing MLAIQDILRNAIEWIDSLGGWGAGVFMLLYIVATVAFLPGSILTLGAGFVFGVIWGSVYVSIASTLGAICAFLIGRYLARGWVSAKIAGQAQFQAIDNAVGKEGWKIVGLLRLSPIFPFNLLNYSLGLTKVSLKDYFLASWIGMMPGTVMYVYIGSIAGSLATLGTERSRTTGEWILYGVGLVATVAVTVYVTQIARRALNEKIAGPERS from the coding sequence ATGTTGGCAATTCAAGATATATTAAGAAATGCGATCGAGTGGATAGACAGCTTAGGCGGCTGGGGGGCGGGAGTATTTATGCTCCTGTATATTGTGGCAACTGTTGCCTTTTTACCGGGTTCGATATTAACCCTAGGTGCGGGGTTTGTCTTCGGGGTAATTTGGGGTTCTGTTTATGTATCGATCGCCTCAACTTTGGGGGCAATTTGTGCTTTTTTAATCGGGCGATATTTAGCTAGGGGTTGGGTATCGGCAAAAATCGCAGGTCAAGCCCAATTCCAAGCGATCGATAATGCAGTAGGGAAGGAAGGCTGGAAAATCGTAGGACTCCTGCGCCTGTCGCCCATCTTTCCGTTTAACCTGCTAAATTATAGTTTGGGCTTAACCAAAGTTTCCCTAAAAGATTATTTTCTGGCTTCCTGGATAGGTATGATGCCAGGAACAGTCATGTATGTGTATATTGGATCTATTGCGGGTAGTTTAGCCACCCTGGGAACTGAGCGATCGCGCACAACAGGGGAGTGGATACTCTATGGCGTGGGACTTGTAGCCACCGTAGCCGTCACGGTCTATGTCACCCAAATCGCCCGCCGTGCGTTAAATGAGAAAATCGCCGGTCCTGAACGATCCTAA
- the arsS gene encoding arsenosugar biosynthesis radical SAM (seleno)protein ArsS (Some members of this family are selenoproteins.) encodes MIQTTIAPFHETIKSPLTKNSIRVLQINLGKRCNLACTHCHVEAGPRRTEELTPEICEQLIELIRRFPQIETVDLTGGAPEINYGFKPLLEVAKSLNKQVIVRSNLTIYLVKGFEDIPAYCSHHQVRIIASLPCYLQDNVDRMRGSGVYQDSIAAIQKLNQLGYGHAPDLILDLVYNPALPTSDSFSLPPQQENLQQAYKVYLREKFDIEFNQLLTITNLPIGRTKLFLQRQKLHDKYLDFLADHYNPDTVENLMCRNELSIDYLGNVYDCDFNQMENRPARTPDGQNITVQTLLEADSLDIIQTVHTEAYCYGCTAGCGSSCGGALT; translated from the coding sequence ATGATTCAGACCACGATCGCACCATTTCACGAAACAATTAAATCCCCTTTAACCAAAAACTCGATTAGGGTTTTACAGATTAATCTAGGAAAACGCTGTAACCTCGCCTGTACTCATTGTCATGTAGAAGCTGGTCCGCGACGCACCGAAGAATTAACCCCAGAAATTTGTGAACAATTAATTGAGTTAATTCGGCGTTTTCCACAAATTGAAACGGTAGATTTAACTGGTGGTGCGCCCGAAATAAATTATGGTTTTAAGCCATTATTAGAAGTGGCGAAATCCCTCAATAAACAAGTAATTGTCCGTTCCAACTTAACTATTTATTTGGTTAAGGGATTTGAGGATATCCCCGCCTACTGTAGCCACCACCAAGTCAGGATTATAGCATCTTTACCCTGCTATTTGCAAGATAATGTCGATCGCATGAGAGGTTCAGGGGTATATCAAGACTCGATCGCCGCCATTCAAAAACTCAACCAGCTAGGATATGGTCACGCGCCGGATCTGATTTTAGATCTAGTCTATAACCCAGCTTTACCCACCTCAGACAGCTTTTCCCTCCCCCCCCAACAGGAAAACCTACAACAAGCCTATAAGGTCTATCTGCGAGAGAAATTCGATATTGAGTTTAATCAACTTCTCACCATTACCAACCTTCCCATAGGTCGCACTAAGTTATTTTTACAGCGTCAAAAACTCCACGATAAATACTTAGATTTTTTGGCGGATCACTATAATCCTGATACCGTGGAAAATCTCATGTGTCGGAATGAATTATCAATTGATTATCTGGGAAATGTCTACGACTGTGATTTTAACCAGATGGAAAATCGACCCGCCAGAACCCCTGATGGTCAAAATATCACAGTTCAAACACTTCTGGAAGCTGACAGTTTAGATATCATTCAAACCGTCCACACTGAAGCCTATTGCTATGGTTGTACTGCGGGCTGCGGTTCTAGTTGTGGAGGTGCTTTAACATAA